One window of Streptomyces sp. NBC_00273 genomic DNA carries:
- a CDS encoding AfsR/SARP family transcriptional regulator, translating to MLRFGLLGPLVVHDGTALAPVAGLKVRVLLAALLLQANRVVPKDALKEAMWGERLPSSVEASFANHATRLRRILSATGDKRLLAVAPGYRLLVRDGELDIEVFEARARAAGLAHHAGDWHTVRTESEAALALWRGEPLVDLSPFSEHRAPSLRVHQLDEARLQVHEWAFDADLHLGRHREICTELAALAAENPLREALHRQLMLALHRSGRQAEAFEVFHALRRSLVDELGTEPGAAVHQAYRELLDRDPEPRPAPPTASSPHQLPSSVPEFTGREAEAAAVLGLLRRPAPVPDEDQDESDGDTDTDTDTDTDSDGRARGSDGHRTAEPLRPVVISGMGGIGKTALAVHVARLARAEFPDGVLYADLRGFSSGGARSAHDVLARFLADLGVRPDVLPDDTDDRAALFRAALEGRRTLLVLDNARDATQVAPLLPSDGPGAALITSRHLLAELPGVLMVTLGPLGPDEQRILLSRLCGADRITDEPAALADILAACGGLPLALRIVGGRLASRPSWPLALLAERLTPHRGRLQALAMGSVAVRHTFDMSYLAMRASDNDLEREAARAFRLLGLWQPHAVTTRSAAALLGATEYDAAAALELLVDANLVHSPEPDAYALHDLLGEYAAQRAAQDVTASERESATLRLLTWYARAVATACAVASHETQSPPPLDGPEDPAVPAFAEEADALAWTKRELPAIREAITRAGALGRSDIAWRLAVGLFGYATTHWWTGEWDACLRQAMDTATAHDDTLGRAWLHRRIAVAHGMANRNDQCLEHLNASLGFFTDAGDELARASILGNVSSLYVQIGDAERGLAHAERSYELYRNVGNAASEALALSRIADAQEMRGEHALAATYYQKVIEALREQRHGVFLATSLTKLGDIHRQLGRREAALEAQTEALTIRQRMNDLGGTADCLAFMARTHHQFGEWDAARACWDQCLELGLRHGMTQHIERSRAGLAALP from the coding sequence ATGTTGAGGTTCGGGTTGCTCGGACCGCTGGTGGTGCACGACGGTACGGCGCTGGCGCCGGTCGCGGGTCTGAAGGTTCGCGTCCTGCTGGCAGCCCTGCTCCTCCAAGCCAACCGGGTGGTGCCCAAGGACGCCCTCAAAGAGGCCATGTGGGGCGAGCGGCTCCCGTCCAGCGTCGAAGCGTCCTTCGCGAACCATGCGACCCGCCTGCGCAGGATCCTCTCCGCCACCGGGGACAAGCGCCTGCTCGCCGTGGCCCCGGGCTACCGACTCCTCGTACGGGACGGCGAACTGGACATCGAGGTGTTCGAGGCCCGGGCGCGTGCCGCAGGCCTCGCCCACCACGCGGGGGACTGGCACACGGTCCGCACGGAGAGCGAGGCGGCGCTGGCCCTGTGGCGCGGTGAGCCCCTCGTCGATCTCTCCCCGTTCTCCGAGCACCGGGCCCCGTCCCTACGCGTCCACCAGCTCGACGAGGCGCGCCTCCAAGTCCACGAGTGGGCCTTCGACGCCGACCTCCACCTCGGGCGGCACCGCGAGATCTGCACCGAACTCGCCGCCCTGGCGGCCGAGAACCCGCTGCGCGAGGCGCTCCACCGCCAGCTCATGCTCGCGCTGCACCGCAGCGGACGCCAAGCCGAGGCGTTCGAGGTCTTCCACGCGCTGAGACGGTCGCTGGTCGACGAACTCGGTACGGAACCCGGTGCCGCCGTCCACCAGGCGTACCGGGAACTGCTCGATCGGGACCCGGAACCGCGCCCGGCTCCGCCGACGGCTTCCTCTCCCCATCAACTCCCTTCTTCCGTACCTGAATTCACTGGTCGTGAAGCCGAGGCGGCGGCCGTCCTGGGGCTGCTGCGTCGACCGGCGCCGGTCCCGGACGAAGACCAAGACGAAAGCGATGGCGACACCGACACCGACACCGACACCGACACCGACAGCGACGGCCGCGCACGCGGCAGCGATGGCCACCGGACGGCGGAGCCCCTGCGGCCCGTCGTCATCTCGGGCATGGGCGGCATCGGCAAGACCGCCCTCGCCGTCCACGTGGCGCGCCTGGCGCGTGCGGAGTTCCCCGACGGCGTGCTCTACGCGGACTTACGGGGGTTCAGCAGCGGGGGCGCGCGCAGTGCCCACGACGTGCTCGCCCGGTTCCTGGCCGACCTCGGGGTGCGCCCCGACGTACTGCCCGACGACACCGATGACCGGGCCGCCCTGTTCCGGGCCGCGCTCGAAGGCCGACGCACACTGCTGGTCCTGGACAATGCGCGGGACGCGACCCAGGTCGCCCCGCTGCTACCGTCCGACGGCCCCGGTGCGGCCCTGATCACGAGCCGCCACCTGCTGGCAGAGCTTCCCGGCGTCTTGATGGTGACCCTCGGGCCGCTCGGCCCCGACGAGCAGCGGATCCTGCTGTCCAGGCTCTGCGGAGCCGATCGGATCACGGACGAGCCGGCTGCCCTGGCCGACATCCTGGCTGCATGCGGCGGCCTCCCGCTGGCCCTGCGGATCGTCGGCGGCAGGCTCGCGTCCCGGCCGTCCTGGCCGCTGGCACTGCTGGCCGAGCGCCTCACTCCGCACCGGGGGCGCCTCCAGGCCCTGGCCATGGGCTCGGTCGCCGTACGGCACACCTTCGACATGAGCTACCTGGCGATGCGCGCGAGCGACAACGACCTGGAACGAGAAGCGGCCCGCGCCTTCCGGCTGCTGGGTCTGTGGCAGCCCCACGCCGTGACCACCCGCTCGGCCGCCGCCCTGCTGGGCGCGACGGAGTACGACGCGGCCGCCGCACTGGAACTGCTGGTCGACGCGAACCTCGTGCACAGCCCCGAGCCCGACGCGTACGCGCTCCACGACCTCCTCGGCGAGTACGCGGCACAGCGGGCGGCGCAGGACGTCACCGCGTCGGAGCGGGAGAGCGCCACCCTGAGGCTGCTCACCTGGTACGCACGGGCCGTCGCGACGGCTTGCGCAGTGGCCAGCCACGAGACGCAGTCCCCACCGCCGCTCGACGGCCCCGAGGACCCGGCGGTGCCCGCGTTCGCCGAAGAAGCGGACGCCTTGGCGTGGACCAAGCGGGAACTGCCCGCGATCCGCGAGGCGATCACCAGGGCCGGGGCGCTGGGACGCTCCGACATCGCCTGGCGCCTGGCCGTCGGACTGTTCGGGTACGCGACCACGCACTGGTGGACCGGCGAGTGGGACGCCTGCCTGCGACAGGCCATGGACACCGCGACGGCCCACGACGACACGCTCGGGCGCGCCTGGCTCCACCGCAGGATCGCGGTTGCCCACGGGATGGCGAACCGCAACGACCAGTGCCTGGAGCATCTGAACGCGTCGCTCGGATTCTTCACGGACGCCGGCGACGAACTGGCCCGGGCCTCGATCCTGGGCAACGTGTCGAGCCTCTACGTCCAGATCGGGGACGCCGAGCGGGGACTCGCCCACGCCGAGCGGTCGTACGAGCTGTACCGGAACGTCGGCAACGCAGCCAGCGAGGCGCTGGCCCTGAGCCGGATCGCGGACGCCCAGGAGATGCGGGGCGAACACGCCCTGGCGGCGACGTACTACCAAAAGGTCATCGAGGCGCTTCGCGAGCAGCGGCACGGGGTCTTCCTGGCCACCAGCCTGACCAAGCTCGGCGACATCCACCGACAACTCGGCCGCCGCGAAGCGGCATTGGAGGCACAGACGGAGGCGCTGACCATCCGGCAGCGGATGAACGACCTCGGCGGTACGGCCGACTGCCTGGCCTTCATGGCCCGGACGCACCACCAGTTCGGCGAGTGGGACGCCGCACGGGCCTGCTGGGACCAGTGCCTGGAGCTGGGGCTGCGCCACGGCATGACGCAGCACATCGAGCGGAGCCGCGCGGGCCTGGCCGCGCTGCCGTAG
- a CDS encoding peptidoglycan-binding domain-containing protein: protein MLRTLARRTALAAVATALAATAMSGTANASTSAPYIGNGRANNTHAVWCVQRMINYAIDRGRYWGVAKVAEDGAWGPKTRQAVIDVQNGTGGSLKADGIVGPQTGDMLMFEGDPYYSGGGAGNGYCHTYLPTTY, encoded by the coding sequence ATGTTGAGGACCCTTGCCCGCCGGACCGCTCTCGCGGCGGTGGCGACCGCCCTGGCCGCCACCGCGATGAGCGGCACCGCGAACGCCTCCACCAGCGCCCCGTACATCGGCAACGGCCGTGCGAACAACACCCACGCGGTGTGGTGCGTCCAGCGCATGATCAACTACGCGATCGACCGGGGTCGTTACTGGGGCGTGGCCAAGGTCGCCGAGGACGGTGCCTGGGGCCCGAAGACCCGCCAGGCCGTCATCGACGTCCAGAACGGTACGGGCGGCAGCCTGAAGGCCGATGGCATCGTGGGCCCCCAGACCGGCGACATGCTGATGTTCGAGGGCGACCCGTACTACAGCGGCGGCGGCGCGGGCAACGGCTACTGCCACACCTACCTGCCGACCACGTACTAG
- a CDS encoding PucR family transcriptional regulator, whose product MCELLNRIWSRPRGEWTRILRRELPVLADEIVKELLHGTPTFTALVDDYETIDEESLRHSVENALCNFLGYRQPDDREPSGGRPRSERASDDGHDSRQEETPGFTREVIRSTGLVPRQRDRRSATVAAANTAKDTDADAVANTAADRYASAAPRERAREELFKVLTDDRADSKQSLAELAEAAGWPLPPAVRGVVLATPGETQQLAAVLDNPLAGVFAGQPCLLVPSADPDTRAALELPLRGRFAAVGHAVPLTDTASSLRWALRLLALTPARPSAETRPVFVDDHLSTLLLLQDQPLAHALAAHWLRPLAGLTPRQSERLEVTLLAWFEGGGAPEAAKALSVHPQTVRYRMRQLEKLFGPGLRDPRTRFELEMALRSRRLMAQVRLQHSRMGRRTGRAITTNFPPLVAERMARVNGL is encoded by the coding sequence ATGTGCGAACTCCTGAACCGCATCTGGTCCCGCCCCCGAGGCGAGTGGACCCGCATCCTGCGCAGGGAGCTGCCCGTGCTGGCCGACGAGATAGTGAAGGAGCTCCTGCACGGGACTCCCACATTCACGGCACTCGTCGACGACTACGAGACCATCGACGAAGAATCGCTCAGGCACTCGGTGGAGAACGCGCTGTGCAACTTCCTCGGCTACCGGCAACCCGATGACCGGGAGCCGAGCGGCGGCCGCCCCCGCTCCGAGCGGGCGAGCGATGACGGACATGACAGTAGACAGGAGGAAACCCCCGGTTTCACCCGGGAGGTGATACGGAGCACCGGCCTCGTGCCCAGGCAGCGCGACCGCCGCAGCGCCACAGTCGCTGCCGCGAACACCGCCAAGGACACCGACGCGGACGCCGTCGCGAACACCGCAGCGGACCGGTACGCGTCTGCCGCACCGCGCGAGCGGGCCCGCGAGGAGCTGTTCAAGGTGCTCACCGACGACAGGGCTGATTCGAAGCAGTCCCTCGCCGAGCTGGCCGAGGCGGCCGGCTGGCCGCTGCCACCAGCCGTACGCGGCGTCGTACTGGCCACCCCCGGCGAGACGCAGCAGCTGGCGGCCGTACTGGACAACCCCCTCGCCGGCGTCTTCGCGGGCCAGCCCTGCCTCCTGGTGCCGAGTGCGGACCCGGACACCCGCGCCGCGCTGGAACTCCCGCTGCGCGGCCGCTTCGCAGCCGTGGGCCACGCGGTTCCCCTGACGGACACCGCGTCCTCCCTGCGTTGGGCCCTGCGCCTGCTCGCGCTCACCCCGGCCCGCCCCAGTGCCGAGACCCGGCCGGTCTTCGTCGACGACCACCTCTCCACGCTGCTCCTCCTCCAGGACCAGCCGCTGGCCCATGCGTTGGCCGCCCATTGGCTGCGGCCCTTGGCCGGCTTGACCCCACGCCAGAGCGAGCGGCTGGAGGTGACCCTCCTCGCCTGGTTCGAAGGCGGCGGCGCCCCGGAGGCCGCGAAGGCCTTGAGCGTGCATCCCCAGACCGTGCGGTACCGCATGCGGCAGCTGGAGAAGCTCTTCGGGCCGGGGCTGCGTGACCCCCGCACCCGTTTCGAGCTGGAGATGGCCCTGCGCAGCCGCCGGCTGATGGCGCAGGTACGACTCCAGCATTCCCGGATGGGACGCAGAACGGGCCGGGCCATCACGACGAACTTCCCGCCGCTCGTCGCGGAGAGGATGGCCCGGGTCAACGGTCTGTGA
- a CDS encoding cytochrome P450: MSQAMLRQILDYSTRADPYPLYEELRKTPVFHDEDGPYVVSTYYEIQSLLHDPRISSDPRNLTLPSSDPLAQEDGDDSALPPVFLKLDPPDHDRLRRITNRPFGPPHSPHKIHDMRGELDGIVSGLIDGIVDAGSPERIDLVDQFSYPFPVTVICRLLGVPPEDEPRFHGWADTIAASLDPDPDADPTERPKAAADAQMELGMYLAGLIEERRKEPGEDMLSQLAAATDEPDGSMSALEAISTAALLLIAGHETTVNLITNGMLTLLRHPDVLQRLREDPQLSVPIVEELLRYEPPVQLLPRRSTIDDIEVGGVNIPKGATVSLILASGNRDPKRFENADRFDPDRGDIQHLGLGSGIHSCFGAPLARLEAQLALSELARRLENPRLLEDPPPYRQNAVLRGPRHLPIACDGIRP; encoded by the coding sequence ATGAGCCAAGCCATGCTCCGGCAGATCCTCGACTACTCCACCCGCGCCGACCCGTACCCGCTGTACGAGGAGCTGCGCAAGACGCCGGTCTTCCACGACGAGGACGGCCCGTACGTCGTCAGCACCTACTACGAGATACAGAGCCTGCTGCACGATCCGCGCATCAGTTCCGACCCCCGCAACCTGACGCTGCCGTCGAGCGATCCGCTGGCGCAGGAGGACGGTGACGACTCGGCACTGCCCCCGGTGTTCCTCAAGCTCGACCCGCCGGACCACGACCGGCTGCGCCGCATCACGAACCGGCCGTTCGGGCCGCCGCACTCCCCGCACAAGATCCACGACATGCGCGGCGAGCTCGACGGCATCGTCTCCGGCCTCATCGACGGCATCGTCGACGCGGGTTCCCCGGAGCGGATCGACCTGGTCGACCAGTTCTCCTACCCCTTCCCGGTGACCGTGATCTGTCGGCTGCTGGGCGTGCCCCCCGAGGACGAGCCCCGCTTCCACGGCTGGGCCGACACCATCGCCGCCAGCCTCGACCCCGATCCGGACGCCGACCCCACCGAGAGGCCGAAGGCCGCGGCCGACGCACAGATGGAGCTCGGCATGTACCTGGCCGGGCTGATCGAGGAGCGGCGCAAGGAGCCGGGCGAGGACATGCTGTCCCAGCTGGCGGCCGCCACCGACGAACCGGACGGTTCCATGAGCGCGCTGGAGGCCATCAGCACCGCGGCGCTGCTGCTGATCGCGGGTCACGAGACCACGGTCAACCTGATCACGAACGGCATGCTGACCCTCCTGCGCCACCCGGACGTCCTCCAGCGACTGCGCGAGGACCCGCAGCTGTCCGTGCCGATCGTCGAGGAACTGCTGCGCTACGAGCCCCCCGTGCAGCTGTTGCCGCGGCGCAGCACGATCGACGACATCGAGGTGGGCGGGGTCAACATCCCCAAGGGCGCCACGGTCTCGCTGATCCTGGCCTCCGGGAACCGCGACCCGAAGCGGTTCGAGAACGCGGACCGCTTCGACCCCGACCGCGGGGACATCCAGCACCTCGGCCTCGGCAGCGGCATCCACAGCTGCTTCGGCGCTCCGCTGGCACGCCTGGAGGCCCAGCTGGCCCTGAGCGAACTGGCCCGCAGGCTGGAGAATCCGCGGCTGCTGGAGGACCCGCCCCCGTACCGCCAGAACGCGGTGCTCCGCGGCCCCCGCCACCTGCCGATCGCCTGCGACGGAATCCGCCCCTGA